Genomic segment of Gopherus flavomarginatus isolate rGopFla2 chromosome 2, rGopFla2.mat.asm, whole genome shotgun sequence:
ATACACATGTGATTTTCAAGATGACCATGTCCATTTAAAGGCATTTAAATTTTTTACTTAAATGTAGTGTATTGCATATCTCAGATTACACTGCACTCTCTCTTTAAATTCTGCACTGAAGCTATATTCCTACAATGAACACAAAGGTTTGTAaaagtcactctcagaacccaacTGATCTTAGTTTTATAAGATATGCATTTTAGTAGTTATGTTTAGAAATCCAAATTTTCGTAGTCAAAACGTCAAGCCAATATGTGTTCTCAATAGGTTATTTGAAAGTGACACAGTAAGCCTACGAGGAGATACAACCTGAAGTTATAATACTGTTCAAGAGCACAGCATCATTTAATGAGTCAGCTTGAGTAAGAACTGCACAAGCCTCCAAAAAGAACACAGGTCTCTAGGTAATCATCTGGTGGGAGCAGAGATGACCTGTGCTGCTGATGGGGGGAGATGGAGGTTGGTGAGggcatgctcagtccatgtgagcatgctcagtacaaggcAAGGAGCAAATCTGGGGGGCACGTGACTCTGCATGCCCCCCCCGGGTTGCCTCTGGGTGGGAGGTAACCTTCTCTGGTATCTGTCTGATAAATTAGTACAAAAATAGCCACTGTATTTTGCTCTTTACCACAATGGTGATAGTAAGTTAATAAAATATAAGTGGAAGTAGAATCTCTAAGAATGCCTTTCATCTAATAACATGTCTATCGTATTAGCAGCACTTACACGGCTATTTCAAACAGTGCCATCTTGTGGCAGTTTAAAATATGCACTCACCTTTTTGAATTTCTTAAAGttgttcagttgcttataactgatTTGTGCAGCAACAAGACTATTTGGCCTTGGATGACTAACAATCAGTGATCTAAATTCAGTCAACAAAAGTCTGCTGGGCAGATTGCTGGAGACATCTTGAAGTCCGTCAGTGTTCTTTTGAGAAGAAAAAGGGGAAAGGAGAACTTCAAGTTGTTCAGTAAACTAAAAGCCTATTTTTAAGAGATTAAAGAATATACACTTGACGGGTTAGAAATGGAAGGCAGATATTAGCTCAGAACATAACAGTCTAGATAAGGCTTAAAATTTAAAACTAGATTTCTAGTAAACTAAGGCTAACCTTAAGTGTTACCCCTACTCTGGGGAAACTCGGTCCCAGGTGGTTCCTCCCCTTACCATGTGGCTTTGGGGGAAAAACTGCAGGGAAGAACCGGATTTGGGCTTggatctacactgcagctggagatgCAGTTCCCAGCTCAGACAGATGTACAAGCACTAActttgatcaagctagcatgctaaaaacagcagtgtaatcACTGCCGTGTGGACATCATGAGCTAGGTCCAGTGGTGTGCAAACTGTGGGAAACACCCAGAGGAACATTCAGGGGCAAGTGGCAATGCAAGGCAACTTGTGCCAGCTCCGTGCAGTAGGGCCTGGGCCACCGCCACAGGGGAGGTGGGGACAGAGCGCCACCTCCACCCCAACTCACCTCAGCGGGCCACCCAGCCTGTGGATCAGTGTGCCGCGCCAAGTTCCACCCCCAGCAggctctgtgcccagctctggctCCGCCCCCAGAGACCATCACATGCAGCCTCCCTCACCCTGAAAACCGGAGGCgggaggggcagaggagaagGTATTGGCCCTGCCCTACCAGTGAAAGACTGGCTGGAAGGTAGAATAAGCCTGGTGCAGAGGAGGCCTTGGCTGTGCAGTAGCATGTATATGTGTGGGGTGTGCGCGCGCATGTGTGTTTGGAAACAACAAACAGATTCCTTTAATGGTAAGGGGGTGGGCGTGACTGGAAAAGTTTGCACATCACTGGACTAGTCAACTGAGTACGTACCTGGCATCTCAGATGGGACTGTATTCCAGCCCTTAGCTCGTGATGCTGCCTGCACCACCCTGcctaccctgctatttttagcaaaccAGCTTGATCACAGCTATCACATGTACATCTACccgagctggaaattacatctccaGCTGCAGAGTACATGTACCCAGAGACTCCAGCCCataggagcagctgcagaagcagccaaatCAGGGACCTTTGGACACTGAGACAACTTCCTATGGTTCTGACTGGactttctctggcctgtgctgattGACTGTTTGCTTCAACCCTCTACCCCTCACGATCTCTTCATGTCATCTTCACTCCACACCTGCTCTCTCAACTTCTTCTCCACTGCCCTGTCCTTCACACACCTCCTTTCTTTCAGTGCCCCTTTTTCCTTCATTTCCTCCCTAATTAGCTGATCTTCCAACTCCTCAAAATAATGGAATCAATATGACATTTGCAGCCATCATATTTTTACTATGCTTGTGTGTTATACCCTTTCActcaccctgtgtctgtctggtctattcatattataaactctttgggacaggaactcTActagtatttgtacagcacctagcacaaggaggGCCTATTCTTGGTATATGATTACCATAATAAACACGGTTAATCATAATATTTTGGTTAAGAGTGTGATTTATCTCCCTTCCTCTATGGTAATAATCTACATGGGATAAGCACTTTTATACCAATGTAACCGCATCCACATAAGAGAAGTTGGTGGTGTACCTGTACATCTTTGACTATATActgatatagttaaagcagtacaacttttaTGTTTAAATAAGCCCTTATTCATCAAACCCTCCTATGTCCACTGCACACATATGAATTtagtttaaaaagcaaaaaactgTGGTACATTTCCTTCACATTTCTGAGTATTAACTAATGCTAGGTATTCCTTGCATTTGACTAGTTTCTTACCAAAACTGATGATTCTTGCTTAATCTCAATTTTCTTCTTTGTAGTTGGAACAGCACCAGGTTCATTTTCTTGCTGTTTGACCAAACAATTTTAAAGAGCAATCATTGTAAATGTAAATTATGATTGCATATTTACAAAAAAAACTAATATACCCTGGACATATACTTTAACAATGAATTGTTCTAATAAAACCACTGCCCCTGGTttgtttggattattttttttttagtataagAAAACAAAGTGTTTTTCCTTAAGAATTCATAATTCCTAAAATCCTACCTGTAAGGATTACGAAAATCACTAAGTTTTCATGTATGAATCAAAGTATtagttttctattttaaattatatcCCAGAGTTCACGGTCAGGAAATAACTAAATGTAAGTGTCAATTTGGGAGCAATTGTGATTAGGATCAAGGCTAGTCTCCTCACAGCCTGTAGTTAAAGAAGGGAAAGCATAATACTACACATCACAATTTTGCTCAGTATCTAATAACTTCCTCTAAGGCTTTTCTATTTCTGCTATAAAGGTGTGTTGATGTCACAAATGGTGTTTGTTATGAAAAAAATCAGGTGGGAAAGGTGCTAGTATCAACACATTTCCTAACGTGTTTACTTGCAGTGGCCCAAGTGGTCAGATTAGATtaatattttgccttttataAAAAGTCCCTGGTCATTTTTGGCTCAATACCAAACACATTCTTTCATACCAGAAAACTAAAGCCTTGCCTACACTTTTACCTCAGCCACATGACCAGAATCTCAGTACAAATCAGACTCTGCACCCTCAGATTCCAGAAAGTGTCCAAAAACACTTATCTGACCTCTGAAAAGGGACACAAACAAAAAAGGATCCTAGGCCACAGTTATGAGGCAAGAAATTGTCTACCACATGAAGAATTAAACTTATAATAAATTCTGTAGTTACTATGTCTAAAGAATCTTTAGAAGTGTTCTCTTCCAGGTGAATGTCATCAGCTTCCTTAATTTCAATAAACAAGTAATTTTCGGTGCTGACCTTCCACAATATAGGTGAAGTGGGGGGATTCTTTACTGTATAATGTAGAGACTTATTTGATGCTAAGAAAAAATTCCATTAATACagcacttaggccatgtctacactaggtcATTTTCCTACCAGTGTAGATTAAGCTTCAGCAACTTGTGGTGTTTTTACCACTATGTCAATTAAACCTAATCCTTGTTCCCTTAACACCTCTACATACACACACTTGTCCCCTATGCTTTTAATAATATCCTTCTCTCAAGCATCTTCTCTTGTCCTCTTTcaaataacttatttttaattAGACCAAACATCCAGTGCCTTCTATTCTTCCTCTAGGACTTTACTTCGTTCTCAAATTTAAGAGTCAGTAATCACAAGCTCATAACCACACAATCAATCACATGAGTCCTTATTTGTTATAACCCTCCGTCTGCCTGCTGTCACCACTCACGTTGTCTAACTTTGATTATACACTCTTTGGGGTAAGAACTAGGGTGACTAAATTCCTAATATTAGGGGCTGTCTTGTATATGCAACTAtatttcctcctctttcccccttgaggaaaaaaaatgtgtcacaatttttcacacttgctatctggtcacccatgtAAGAACAGTTTTACATTTCTACAAGTTTTGTGAAAATTTATAGTGCTATATAAACGTGAAATAAGAACATTTAAAACTCTAGTTTCTTTCTGCAATCTGAAGATAAGAAAAATAGTAAAGAAATTAACCCGATATCAGATCAGACATCTGTCTATGCAGCTTAGTGTCTCTGTTTCACATATGGGGTTTAGCTACTTGAGAGCTATTAGGTGAGAACGCTAAGGATGCATAATGATCTGACAATATATCATCTTGCTGACACCCAACACACAGGTACAGAAACTCTCTGACTGGAAAGGAGCTTGACACAGTTTCTCCTGGGAATTCAGAAGCATAACAATTAATAACAATAACTTCACACTGTACTGAAAAAACTTCTCTTCAGGACAGGAAAAGGTTTGGCTGTTCTGCTTACAAAGGCTGTATTTCTTTAACAAGAGCAAATTGACAGCTTCAGAAAGAAAGTATGAAGCGTAAATAACTGATGCCGGTTAAAAGTTACAAAGTGCCTCCATCTGGGGAAATAAACTCTAAAAACGCTACAGGATAGTGACTTCTGGAGAGCAAGGAAGTCTATATTTTAACTCCTTCATCACAATGTTTACATAAAATCCCCAGACTACACCTACTGCTCATTTATAACGGCATGAGAGCTAATACATTGCATCAAACTGCTCAAAGCTGGTATCTGTTCTTAAGCTGCATTTGTCTTTGTGCTAAGAGGCTAATCTTGCAAGATGCTGCTGCACAGGCTCCTCCAGTGACGCTgtaacttgcaggatcaggtccataacGAGTGATTAATAAAGAACATTACTTACATTACTTACCAATATCCTATTGGCTTCCTCTTGAATTACATTTTCTTCTTCAATCCTTTCCCCCTTGGTTTCCAAACGTCTTTTTTTCTGCATATTGGTTCCATGCTCCTCACCGCGATCCCCCACGTCAACTTCCCAATCCAGCTCTTTGCTCCCAAACACAAGCTCTAGCGTAGCCgcatcctcaactaaatcatctaaCTCTTTTCTCTTCTTTGATGCAGGCTTTTCACTGGAAACATTTTTAGTAACAGTTTTTTCTTTCTCTGATTTGCTAGTTTCTATTGCAAGCTTTAGGCTTGTATCTACAGGCAAAAGGTTTGTTTTCAAGTCCAAGTTACATTGTTCCTTTTGAGTCTCTTCCACTTTACTTTTCCACATCAAGGAAGTTGTGGGTTGGGTTTGACTGGAAAGATTAGATGACTTTTTATCCATCTTTGCCAGTTTCGGTACAGATGTTTCTCCCTCTTCAATCCTTTCCCTTAGccagaaagaaacaaagaaatttTCAACATGATAAACTCAGTAAGTGAACAACGCACAATGACTGAATATGAATCCAAAAATCCACAAGTGATGATtttcttcattttgattttgtaatGTTGCTTACGTGTTTAGAGTACTTGATTGTGTGCACTGTGCTTAGCTATATGTTGGGTGTCCATGGGAGTTTGTTACAGAGATGAACCACCTGCATGAACATTGCATAATACGAGTTAAGGCAATCTTTATTTATATGCCTCAACTGACAATCTTCTGCATTTTTTCATGATTGTGTTGGGATTTGAATCTCAGCAGTCTTAGCATACACTTTTCTGTTTGGGATAACAGATACCTAGAAATGGCCAGTTTAAACTAAAAAATGAATAGAGGAATTCAATTTCTTAGTCAGGTAGTAAAATCTACATTGGGAATAAAATGTATGCCCCTTGAACTAAAACAAATTactttctaaaacaaaaaaagcaccatctgaaaaaatatgaaaaataccccccccccaaaaaaaaaaaaaaaaaaagaatttctgTGAACATACCTTTTCTTTGGAGCTGCCTGGAAATAATTTTTAATGGAGTTAGACTCTTGCTGTGAAGCTCTCTCTCTATTTCTATTAACTCCTAAAATTTTAGAGGGTGAGAGGGGTTGATTCTTTTGGTCAGCCCCAAGCATTCTATGCATCCTGGGTAATATTGTCCCTGTATTTACACTGCCACTAGTGCTGGGAGTCTCCTTTACAGTAGTTATATTCTGTGAATACACTTTGTCTCTTTGATCCATTTTGggagttttctctctctcctctccgcTTATCTCCATACTGcacaaaagggagaaaaaacTCTAAGTAAACATACAGGCAATCGTTGTAGAAACAGCATACACATTACAGAGCAGCACAGTAGTGCAGCTGTACCTGTGGCATACAATGAACACTTATGAAAGCTATATAAATTAATACCTGCTATGACTAAATGATCTAGATAAATATGAAATTGCTTTAGAATTCTGAACATGGTTAAAAGAGCCAATCAGATCTGCTGCATCACCAATTGCATATTCTAGTGTCAAACCTGATGCCCCAAGCTGGCTTTCTTGCTGTACCCTATCACTTCAAGGCAGAATTTGGACCCCTGTGGATAGTGACCACAGTTTACTTTTGCAAGTTAGGGAGTGCCCCATCAAAAGCTGAGCCCCACTGACTATGGCAAGTCTAGAACTGGAAAGTTAAATTTCCTCTGACATGGTAATAGCTTTATTTATAGTCATCAACTTAGGAAACTATTTCAATGTGTACTTTACCACGTGTCCATCAGTTCTTCTGGTTCTGTGTCAGCTACATATGCTCTGTTATCACTTGTAGTAACAGGCATTATGGTCTCATGTACAGACGAACTCTGAGAAAGCGTTGGATGCAGAATAGCTGATCCTGGACTAACTGGCTGTTTAGCTGCAAGTTGAACATATAGAACaattaaaaagtcagcattcTTCCTGTGGCTCTGTGTATTTATAAGTCATTATTACAGTACTATTACTGTTAACTGATTTTAATTATAAATCCACACAGATTCAAttgagtactgtgttcagttctggttctCTCATCAGAAAAAAGGTACAGCAAAGTATCAAGGTTTATAAAATTACCTATGCCAGGCTGGTTTTGAGGGTTGCAATATCTTTCCATAGACATGAAGATAACTGCTAATCCAATTTCTGCTTCTGGAATGGCTCTGAGATTcttgctattaaaaataaaaaacagttttAGATAATTAAGTACCAAACAGCAGCAGCTTTTATATCCAAATACTCTGTTTTTTTTATCCAAACGTGCTTCTCAAAAACACATTCAAGACAGAGTAGCAAATGGCAGCAATCCCACTTTATGGTACAAAATGCTTCATGCGCCAACAGCAGGCTTAAGGGAAAAAATGTTAACATATGAGCCTTGCAGGTGAGAACTTCAATGTCCCATGGCCACTGCAGGTCCATTTTTAGTCCTAGTAATCTTGACAGTGCCCCTTCCCTTCCTGACCTCAATCAGTTCAGACCTGGACACTTAACCAAACTAAAGTGCTTCCCATAAAGTGTGCTCTAATtcactggggaggaggagagtagAAAAATTATATGAAAAACAAGTTCTTCTGATACGATCTGACTTCTATGGAGACACCTCTCTTCCATGCACACAGCCTCCCGTGAAACAAGACAGGTTCTCTGGTTTTCTTTCCTACGTGGGTGATCTGTGGGCCTAAATACTATTAACCTATTTTAGGTTtgttaaagtttttcttttttaaatcatttttaccAGTGTTATCCTCTATAAAAACAAAGGACAGCCCCTGGATCTTATTAGTATTCAGTAAGAGTTTATTTTGAAAGTACACTGTAGTGGGCCGGcgtggcttccctcctccctggaGAGGGTAGGGCCCCGgcagaggccagagtgggcgaAGCTATGGAGCTCTGAGTCCttccctcaaagggtcaggcggcgacccggaactataaatgccagccctcagagctcagtcaggccccagcagccaGAGAGACCAGACGTCCCTCTGGGAGCTCAAAACTGGGAGATGCCAGCAACCCAGGGGAGCCGCCCCGACTGGCCAGAACTTCCCCACGCTCGCgaccaggaggagctgctggagcttccccgcgctcgctacgaggagctgccggagcttccccacactcactaccaggaggagctgcctgagcttccctgcgctcgctaccaggaggagccgccggggcttccccgtgcctgctgctacccggaggagccgctggCGCTACTGTGGCCTGAGCACCCTGAGGAGCTCCCggatctaccacccagccccagtcGTGATGAGCCTATGCTCCTGGACCCTGCTGAGGCCAACGTTAGAACCCAGGTAGGTCctgagggggagtacggaagcagcccgggggcagccgacccccgTCAGGCTGCGGAGTTGtcggagcctatgtcagtgtgttgcggccagtaaccccactgactgaccagcggagtgacagccgctgttagggccctgggctgggatgcagtggagtgggagggcctgcgtcccccctgccaccccactccggggtggcagattccccctctccctggcctgaggagggcGATAACTGTTATCACTGAGCTTACTGCTTCAGCGTTTGctgcccgccctgacctagggctgggcctTAAAACTGCTACTGTTGCTGAGCCCTGACCAAGGACTGAGCCTATTGACTCAAtgttttgctgccccaccctgaccacgggttgggccctaaactattactgttgctcagccctgacccaggcctgagcttactgattcCGTGTTGCGATCTGTCCTGATGTAGGAACCAGCGCCTCGTGGTTGTTACGGCTCAGCcctgccggagggcctgagcccctggccCGTCGGGCAGACAAGTACCGCAAGGAC
This window contains:
- the NBN gene encoding nibrin isoform X4; the encoded protein is MLSVKVTVKTICALICNRPIIKPEYFVECIKAIQSKQQLPKLESFYPPVDEPAIGPEKLDLSMRHERKIIFRGKTFLFLSAKQHKKLSPAIILGGGEAKLLPERIKETSLLVAPEVCVIDAGLTNSQVPVSDSVRNWIDSIITMLQSKNLRAIPEAEIGLAVIFMSMERYCNPQNQPGIAKQPVSPGSAILHPTLSQSSSVHETIMPVTTSDNRAYVADTEPEELMDTCMEISGEEREKTPKMDQRDKVYSQNITTVKETPSTSGSVNTGTILPRMHRMLGADQKNQPLSPSKILGVNRNRERASQQESNSIKNYFQAAPKKRERIEEGETSVPKLAKMDKKSSNLSSQTQPTTSLMWKSKVEETQKEQCNLDLKTNLLPVDTSLKLAIETSKSEKEKTVTKNVSSEKPASKKRKELDDLVEDAATLELVFGSKELDWEVDVGDRGEEHGTNMQKKRRLETKGERIEEENVIQEEANRILQENEPGAVPTTKKKIEIKQESSVLNTDGLQDVSSNLPSRLLLTEFRSLIVSHPRPNSLVAAQISYKQLNNFKKFKKVPYPGAGQLPHIIGGSDLIGHHAKKNSQLEEWLRQEMEEQNRHAREESLADDLFRYDPNVKRRR
- the NBN gene encoding nibrin isoform X3; translation: MWKLVSAAGPAPAPGEPYRLLVGTEYVVGRKNCAILIQDDQSISRSHAVLTVTHPETNLSQALSVPELIIQDTSKYGTFVNGEKVLNGTSRTLKSGDRVNFGVFESKFRVEYEPLIVCSSCLEASGKTALNQAILQLGGLVVNDWSEECTHLVMLSVKVTVKTICALICNRPIIKPEYFVECIKAIQSKQQLPKLESFYPPVDEPAIGPEKLDLSMRHERKIIFRGKTFLFLSAKQHKKLSPAIILGGGEAKLLPERIKETSLLVAPEVCVIDAGLTNSQVPVSDSVRNWIDSIITMLQSKNLRAIPEAEIGLAVIFMSMERYCNPQNQPGIAKQPVSPGSAILHPTLSQSSSVHETIMPVTTSDNRAYVADTEPEELMDTCMEISGEEREKTPKMDQRDKVYSQNITTVKETPSTSGSVNTGTILPRMHRMLGADQKNQPLSPSKILGVNRNRERASQQESNSIKNYFQAAPKKRERIEEGETSVPKLAKMDKKSSNLSSQTQPTTSLMWKSKVEETQKEQCNLDLKTNLLPVDTSLKLAIETSKSEKEKTVTKNVSSEKPASKKRKELDDLVEDAATLELVFGSKELDWEVDVGDRGEEHGTNMQKKRRLETKGERIEEENVIQEEANRILQENEPGAVPTTKKKIEIKQESSVLAFSLLNNLKFSFPLFLLKRTLTDFKMSPAICPADFC
- the NBN gene encoding nibrin isoform X2; this translates as MWKLVSAAGPAPAPGEPYRLLVGTEYVVGRKNCAILIQDDQSISRSHAVLTVTHPETNLSQALSVPELIIQDTSKYGTFVNGEKVLNGTSRTLKSGDRVNFGVFESKFRVEYEPLIVCSSCLEASGKTALNQAILQLGGLVVNDWSEECTHLVMLSVKVTVKTICALICNRPIIKPEYFVECIKAIQSKQQLPKLESFYPPVDEPAIGPEKLDLSMRHERKIIFRGKTFLFLSAKQHKKLSPAIILGGGEAKLLPERIKETSLLVAPEVCVIDAGLTNSQVPVSDSVRNWIDSIITMLQSKNLRAIPEAEIGLAVIFMSMERYCNPQNQPGIAKQPVSPGSAILHPTLSQSSSVHETIMPVTTSDNRAYVADTEPEELMDTCMEISGEEREKTPKMDQRDKVYSQNITTVKETPSTSGSVNTGTILPRMHRMLGADQKNQPLSPSKILGVNRNRERASQQESNSIKNYFQAAPKKRERIEEGETSVPKLAKMDKKSSNLSSQTQPTTSLMWKSKVEETQKEQCNLDLKTNLLPVDTSLKLAIETSKSEKEKTVTKNVSSEKPASKKRKELDDLVEDAATLELVFGSKELDWEVDVGDRGEEHGTNMQKKRRLETKGERIEEENVIQEEANRILNTDGLQDVSSNLPSRLLLTEFRSLIVSHPRPNSLVAAQISYKQLNNFKKFKKVPYPGAGQLPHIIGGSDLIGHHAKKNSQLEEWLRQEMEEQNRHAREESLADDLFRYDPNVKRRR
- the NBN gene encoding nibrin isoform X1; this translates as MWKLVSAAGPAPAPGEPYRLLVGTEYVVGRKNCAILIQDDQSISRSHAVLTVTHPETNLSQALSVPELIIQDTSKYGTFVNGEKVLNGTSRTLKSGDRVNFGVFESKFRVEYEPLIVCSSCLEASGKTALNQAILQLGGLVVNDWSEECTHLVMLSVKVTVKTICALICNRPIIKPEYFVECIKAIQSKQQLPKLESFYPPVDEPAIGPEKLDLSMRHERKIIFRGKTFLFLSAKQHKKLSPAIILGGGEAKLLPERIKETSLLVAPEVCVIDAGLTNSQVPVSDSVRNWIDSIITMLQSKNLRAIPEAEIGLAVIFMSMERYCNPQNQPGIAKQPVSPGSAILHPTLSQSSSVHETIMPVTTSDNRAYVADTEPEELMDTCMEISGEEREKTPKMDQRDKVYSQNITTVKETPSTSGSVNTGTILPRMHRMLGADQKNQPLSPSKILGVNRNRERASQQESNSIKNYFQAAPKKRERIEEGETSVPKLAKMDKKSSNLSSQTQPTTSLMWKSKVEETQKEQCNLDLKTNLLPVDTSLKLAIETSKSEKEKTVTKNVSSEKPASKKRKELDDLVEDAATLELVFGSKELDWEVDVGDRGEEHGTNMQKKRRLETKGERIEEENVIQEEANRILQENEPGAVPTTKKKIEIKQESSVLNTDGLQDVSSNLPSRLLLTEFRSLIVSHPRPNSLVAAQISYKQLNNFKKFKKVPYPGAGQLPHIIGGSDLIGHHAKKNSQLEEWLRQEMEEQNRHAREESLADDLFRYDPNVKRRR